One genomic segment of Actinoplanes ianthinogenes includes these proteins:
- a CDS encoding VOC family protein: MSIKTIIIPVRDLPAASALYRAVLGVEPYADEPYYVGFRVGDQEIGLDPNGHNHGMTGPVNYCHVDDVPATLHAAVAAGWLTRQGAKDVGAGRLAAIVEDPNGNVLGLLQR; encoded by the coding sequence ATGTCCATCAAGACGATCATCATTCCGGTACGCGATCTGCCGGCTGCCAGCGCGTTGTACCGGGCGGTGCTGGGCGTGGAGCCCTACGCGGACGAGCCGTACTACGTCGGCTTCCGGGTCGGGGACCAGGAGATCGGCCTGGACCCCAACGGCCACAACCACGGGATGACCGGCCCGGTGAACTACTGCCACGTCGACGACGTGCCCGCGACCCTGCACGCGGCCGTCGCGGCGGGCTGGCTCACCCGGCAGGGCGCCAAGGATGTCGGCGCCGGCCGGCTCGCCGCCATCGTCGAGGACCCGAACGGCAACGTCCTCGGCCTCCTCCAGCGCTGA